One region of Glycine max cultivar Williams 82 chromosome 9, Glycine_max_v4.0, whole genome shotgun sequence genomic DNA includes:
- the LOC102666302 gene encoding VQ motif-containing protein 20, with translation MTRAMPTSLYKQPQQHHHPVIIYTHSPKVIHTQPKDFMSLVQKLTGLSRSGEEKEEGGNQSPQQLSNQEFGGDVAAVVGDKESDRKNVNIVKNEDNETSSVITEENNCSSVGENQVNSCFMTGEPSMLEPKLNPYVTNFPVMAPSSAEFVCSSQPFLNYSDSLFFSHNLRTSLEGMKEFLEH, from the coding sequence ATGACACGGGCAATGCCAACGTCATTGTACAAACAACCACAACAACACCACCACCCGGTAATTATCTACACACATTCTCCAAAGGTCATCCACACTCAGCCTAAGGATTTCATGTCATTGGTGCAAAAGCTCACTGGCCTCTCTCGCTCAGGAGAGGAGAAAGAGGAGGGTGGCAACCAATCGCCACAACAACTCTCGAACCAAGAATTTGGGGGTGATGTTGCGGCGGTGGTGGGAGACAAAGAAAGTGATAGAAAAAATGTGAATATTGTGAAAAATGAGGACAACGAGACATCATCGGTAATAACCGAAGAAAACAATTGTAGTAGCGTGGGAGAAAACCAAGTTAACTCTTGTTTCATGACCGGGGAGCCATCAATGCTAGAGCCTAAGTTGAACCCTTATGTGACAAATTTTCCGGTTATGGCGCCGAGCTCGGCGGAGTTTGTGTGTTCGAGTCAGCCATTCTTGAATTACTCGGACTCTTTGTTCTTCTCTCATAACTTGAGAACCTCATTGGAAGGGATGAAAGAGTTCCTTGAGCATTGA